A genomic stretch from Solanum stenotomum isolate F172 chromosome 8, ASM1918654v1, whole genome shotgun sequence includes:
- the LOC125874529 gene encoding KH domain-containing protein At3g08620-like, which yields MSNLYNHNLNFSPARAVSPHIRTNQDVDSQYLTELLAERQKLGPFTQVLPICSRLLNQEILRLSGMIPNQVLSDYDRLQRGSPSPVGSIDMMQHVGGKGLGGWNGNGWNAFQEQRLGGPQGRPIDWQASPGSPSSFVVKRVLRLDIPVDRYPNFNFVGRLLGPRGNSLKRVEASTGCRVFIRGKGSIKDAEKEESLRGLPGYEHLNEPLHVLLEAELPINIVDVRMKQASQIIEELLRPVDESQDLYKRQQLRELALLNNNFREESPQPRGSLSPFSSSGMKRAKTGW from the exons ATGTCTAATCTGTATAATCACAACTTGAATTTCTCACCTGCAAGAGCTGTTTCTCCTCATATAAGAACCAACCAAGATGTTGATAG TCAGTACTTGACAGAGCTTTTAGCAGAAAGGCAGAAACTTGGACCCTTTACACAAGTTCTTCCAATCTGCAGCCGACTCTTGAATCAAG AAATACTTAGACTTTCCGGAATGATTCCCAATCAAGTACTcagtgactatgacagactacAACGTGGAAGCCCTAGTCCTGTGGGTTCAATTGACATGATGCAACATGTTGGAGGAAAAGGTTTAGGTGGCTGGAACGGGAATGGATGGAACGCCTTTCAAGAG CAAAGATTAGGTGGACCACAGGGAAGGCCCATCGACTGGCAAGCTTCACCAGGAAGTCCAAGTTCATTTGTTGTGAAGCGGGTGTTGCGTTTGGATATACCTGTGGACAGATATCCGAAT TTCAACTTTGTTGGACGGCTTTTAGGACCTCGAGGTAATTCTCTGAAGCGAGTGGAAGCATCTACTGGATGTCGCGTATTTATCAGAGGAAAGGGTTCAATAAAAGATGCTGAAAAA GAGGAGAGTCTGAGAGGCCTTCCAGGTTATGAACACCTCAACGAGCCACTGCATGTTCTACTTGAGGCAGAATTACCCATCAATATAGTTGATGTACGAATGAAACAAGCTAGCCAAATTATTGAAGAGTTGCTCAGACCTGTG GATGAGTCGCAGGACTTATATAAAAGGCAACAGCTTAGAGAGCTTGCTTTGCTGAATAACAATTTCAGAGAAGAGAGCCCCCAACCAAGGGGTAGTCTATCTCCTTTTAGTTCAAGCGGGATGAAACGAGCAAAAACTGGTTGGTGA